From Amycolatopsis sp. WQ 127309:
CGATCTGACTGCCTACCTCGTCCGCGACGCGCTCCGCCGTCGCGAGGATGAGTTGCTCGCCGCGGCTCGGGAGGCCGGTGCCGACCCGGCCTTCGCGGACTGGCACGGCCGGGAGTGGATCCAGCGGTAGCCGCGACGACGATGGCCCCGGCAGCGCGTCGGGACCATCGTCACGGCGAGGGCAGCCATCGGCGCACCCGCTCGAAGAAACTCCTCGGCAGCACCGAAGCACCGTGTCGACCCTCCAATCACGCGAGTCGACCCCCTGGATCACGTGTGTCGGCGTTTCGATCACACCCCTCGAGCGATCGAAACGCCGACACGCGTGACTGGGCGGTCGACTCGTGGTTGCCGGGTCGACACGGCGTCAGCCGCTGCTGCCGGACGAGGCGGCTGCCGAGATCGCCGCGGCGCGGGCCGCCTTCAGCTCCCGGACCACCTTGCGCAGTGCGGGGACCGCCGCTCCCGCGCGGTCCTCCAGCTCCGCGAGCCGGGCCTTGTGGTGGCGGGCGTCGCGGCGCGAGACGACCGTGCGCAGCTCCACCGCCGCGGCCAGCGACGTCAGCGCCGCCGCGTCCGGGGCGACCCGGGACGCCGGTTCGCGGCCCCGCAGCGCGGCCGCCACCGCCTCGTGCAGCCGGGCCGCTTCCGCGCGGTCGCGGACCACCGGGCGGCGGCGCGGGAACAACCCCAGCACGTGCGACGTCTTCAGCGTGATCGTGCCCGCCGCGTCGAGCTGGGCCTCCAGGGACTGGAGCGTGGCCCGGGCGTCGCGGCGGACCCACCGGCGCCACTTGCGGTGCGGGTCCGCGGCGAGGTCGCCCAGCAGGTCGTCGAGCACGAGGTGGCCGGTGCCGGCCGCACCGGTGACCACGGGCCGCCCGTCGCCGTCGACGACCTGGCCGCGCAGGACCAGGTCCGTCAGCGCCGCCGCGCGCACCAGCAGCGCGACGCGTTCCCGGTGCGGGAGCCGGTCGCGGCCGGTGTCACACGCGAGCAGGTAAGCCTGGGCGGGCAAGGACAAAGTGCTCATCATTTTCCCTTCACTGCCGTTTCAGCTGGGGCCAGATCCGCGACCACGGCGCGTTCCGGCCGTCGTAGAGCCACAGCAGCCCGTCGACCACCTGGGTCTCGTGCGCGAAGTGGGGCCGCAGCAGCCCGGGGTCGAACCCGGCGAACAGCACCGCGTCGGCCGACTCCGGCGGCGGCCCGAAGTACCAGTACGCCCGGTGTCCACTGTAGACGGTGTGGATGCCGTACGGCGCCCCGTAGAACTCGGTCACCGCCGCGAACGGGTAGATCTCGGAGTACACCGCCGTCCGGGCCCGGGTCGCCGGCGGCAGCGCGGCGTACGTCTGCCCGATCACCTTCGCCAGCTCCTGCTGCGGCAGCTCCCCCTGCGCGAAAGCGCTGCCGAGCGAGAACGGCCCGACCGACGTCCGCGCCGACGCCGGCCACACCGGCAGCGCGACGAGCGTGACGACGGCCGAGAGCACGAACACCGGCCACGCCACAACCTTCCACCAGCGCACCAGGTTCCGCCGGGTCAGCTCGGTCGCGGCGGCCGCGAACGGAACGGCGTAGCAGCCCATCAGGTAGTAGGACCGCCCCTGCGTCGCGACCACGGCCAGCGCCACGAGGACCAGCGCGACGCCGAGGTAGCGGTACGGCCGCAGCTCCGCCGACCGCAGCAACCGCCAGACGCCGTAGAGCAGGGCCACCACGCCGACCCCGATCCCGGCGCCGAGCAGCCCGTCGCGCACCCACGGGCCGTAGCCCGGGAACTCCGCGGCGACGACTTCACTCATGTGGGTGTAGGGCCAGCCGTGGGTCGCCTGCCAGATCAGCGTCGGCACCGTGACCACGGCGGCGATCGCCGCGCCCAGCCACAGCTTCGGGCGCCGGAGCAGGTCCCGCGGCCCGACCGCCAGCGCGGCGAGCAGCACCGCCGCCCACAGCGCCGGGATCAGGAACTTCGTCTCCAGCGACACCGCCGTGACGACGCCGGCCCAGACGAGCAGGCCGTCGCGGCGGGTGCGGGTCCAGCGGACGAGCAGCCAGGCGACGACCGTCCACAGGAACGGGTCCAGCACGTAGGTCCCGATCCAGTGGCTGACGATCACGATGCCGGACGTCGCGTAGCAGGCCGCCGCCATCGCCTGGGCGCCGCGCCCGCCGCCGAACTCCCGCGCGATGAGCGCCGTGACGACCACCCCGGCGGCCGCGGCGAGCGTCATCGGCAGCCGCAGCACGACGAGCGAGTCCGGCGCGAGCCAGTCCATCGCCGCCGCCAGCGCCGGGATGAGCGGTGGCTGGTCGAAATACCCCCAGCTCAGGTGATTTCGACCGGCCACCAGGAAGTAGAGCTCGTCGAACCCGCCGGCGTAGCGCCCGCTGGTCAGCAGCAGCGCGAGCCCGGCGAGGCCCGCGATCGCCAGCACCGGGCCGCGGGCGAACACCACGCTCGTCGTCTGTCGCGTTTGGACAGTCACCACGGTTGCCTCCCTCGCTGTGGTCCGCCCACTCCACCGGATCGGGGACGCGGGCGAAACGGGGCAAGGAAGGTGATCGCGGCGACGAAAGTTGCGGCCCGCGGACCGGTGCGCAACTTTGGTTGCGCATCCGGCGCGGCGGCTTCCGCGAGCGGTTACCGTGGCCGCGTGACCAGCACCAGGCGGCCGTGGTGGCCGAGCCGCGCCGACGTCTTCTGGCTGTTCGTGGCGGCGTTCGCGTTCGCGGGCCTGAACGTCCTGCTCTACACCCTCGGCGAGGTCACGACCGGGCCGCTCGGCCCGGCGGCCGGGCTGGTGCTGCAGCTGGTCTGCGACTTCTCCCTGGTGCTGGTGTTCCGGTTCCCGCGGCAGGTCGCCTGGTTCGTCGTCGCGGCGGCGGGCCTGATGCTGGCGTCCGACCTGTTCACCCCCGGCCTGCTCGTGCCGGTGCGCCAGCTCGCCTTGACTACGGTGCCGACCATCAGCCCGGTCCTGCTGTCGCAGCTGCCGCGGCTGCTGGACCGGCGGACCGTGCTCTGGCTGGCCGGGATCCTCACGCTGATCGCCGCGCGGCCGTGGGTGCCGAGCTGGAGCACCACGCCGTTCGCCCTGCTCAGCACCACGCTGCCGGCGATGCTCGGGCTGTACGGCGAGGCGCGGCGCCAGCTGCTGCGATCGCTGCGGGACCGCGCGGAACGCGCCGAGCGCGAGCAGCACCTGCTCGCCGAGCAGGCCCGCGCGGAGGAACGGCGGCGGCTGGCGGGCGAGATGCACGACGTCGTCACGCACCGGCTCAGCCTGATGGTGCTGCACGCGGGGGCGCTCGGCGTGACGTCGCACGAGGAGCCGGTGCGGGCGGCGGCCGAGGACATCCGCCGCGAAGGCGTCTTCGCGCTGGACGAGCTGCGCGACCTCGTCGGCGTGCTGCGCAACGGCTCCGAGCTGAGCCCGCGGACGCTCGGCCAGGAGCAGCCCGGCGATCCGGCTCAGCTGGTCGAGGAGTCCCGCTCGGTCGGCATCGAGACGGCGTTCGTGGTGGACGGCGACCCGGCGCAGGTGTCGCCGACCGTCGCGCGGACCGCGTACCGGCTGGTGCAGGAGGCGCTGACGAACGTCCGCAAGCACGCGCCGGGCGCGTCGGTGACGGTTTCGCTGCGCTACCACCCGGGCGGCCTGGACGTCTCGGTCGCCAGCACCGCGGCCGGGCAGCGGCCCGACCCGGCCTTGGCGGCCAGCGGTTCCGGGGCCGGGCTGGCCGGGCTGCGGCAGCGCGTCGAGCTCGTCGGCGGGCGGTTCGACGCGGGCCCGGTGCGCGGCGGCGGGTTCCGGGTCGGTGCGATACTGCCCGCTTACGTCCCGACGGCGGAAGGCACGCAGAGTGATCCCGGTGCTCGTGGTCGATGACGAGCCGATGGTGTGCGCGCACTTGCGCACGATCCTCGGTTCGGCCGACGACATCGACGTCGTGGCCCAGGCCGCCGACGGCGCCGAAGCCGTCGAGGCCGTGGTCCGGCACCGGCCGCGGGTCGTGCTGATGGACCTGCGGATGCCGGGCGTCGACGGCCTGACGGCGATCGCCCGGATCGCGGCGCTGCCCGACCCGCCGGCGGTGGTCGCGCTGACGACGTTCGACGCGGACACGTACGTGATCCGCGCACTGCGCGCGGGCGCGGCGGGCTTCCTGGTGAAGTCGACGCCGCCGGAGGACCTGATCGGCCTGGTCCGCGTCGCGGCGGACGGCCACACGGTGCTCTCGCCGTCCGCGGCCCGCCGCCTGGTGGCACTGTCGTCGGACAGCCGCGAACGCGGCGACGACGCCCGCCGCCGGACGTCCGGCCTCACGGACCGGGAGCGGGATGTCTTGGCGTGCTTGGGCGAGGGACTGTCCAATGCGGACATCGCGACCCGGCTGCACCTCGCCGAGGCGACGGTGAAGAGCTACGTCTCGCGGATGCTCGTGAAGCTGGACTGCACGAACCGGACCCAGGCGGGCCTGCTGGCCCACGAAGCGGGTCTGGTCGCCCGCTGACCCCGCCACTTTCACCACGAAAGATGCGGCTTCACACCGATCTGACGTCACTTTCCCTAGGAAAGATGCATCGCCTCACACGGATTTTACAGGTGCCACAGCAACGGGAAGGCGTGCCACACCGCCCAGCCGATGAGGGCGAACCACGCCGCGATCCACACCAGCGACGGGATCCCGGTGCGCTCGGCGACCGAGGCGGCGTCGTCCTCTTGCCCGCGAAACCCGCCGGCGAACCGGTTGGCGAGGAGCGCGCGCAGGCCGCCGATCTCGCTGGTCAGCAGCAGCCAGGCTTCGGCGTAGGCGATGCCGTTCTTCAGCCAGGGCGGCGCCCAGCGCAGCGCGCCGAACATGACCGCGCCCACCGCGACCACCACCACGAAGGTGAGCATGTCCCGCGTGACCAGCAGGATGAACAGCATCGTGACCAGGGTCAGGAGAAGCACGGCGGGCGAGAGGCCGCGGTGCAGGAGCGCGGCCGCGCCGAGGCCGGCCAGCGGGGGCATCGCGTACCCGGCGGCGGTGGCCAGCACCCGCGCGAACGGCGACGGGTTCCAGTGCCAGGTGCCGCCGGACTCCGGGCTGTCGATCTCGATCCGGAAGACGCCACCGCCGGTCAGGACGCTCACCAGCGCGTGGCCGCCTTCGTGGAAGAGCGTGCCGAGGAAGTTGGCCCGGTAGAAGACACTCCGCCGGCCACTGGCAGGCACGGCGAACGC
This genomic window contains:
- a CDS encoding GPP34 family phosphoprotein, with the protein product MSTLSLPAQAYLLACDTGRDRLPHRERVALLVRAAALTDLVLRGQVVDGDGRPVVTGAAGTGHLVLDDLLGDLAADPHRKWRRWVRRDARATLQSLEAQLDAAGTITLKTSHVLGLFPRRRPVVRDRAEAARLHEAVAAALRGREPASRVAPDAAALTSLAAAVELRTVVSRRDARHHKARLAELEDRAGAAVPALRKVVRELKAARAAAISAAASSGSSG
- a CDS encoding glycosyltransferase family 39 protein, which encodes MVTVQTRQTTSVVFARGPVLAIAGLAGLALLLTSGRYAGGFDELYFLVAGRNHLSWGYFDQPPLIPALAAAMDWLAPDSLVVLRLPMTLAAAAGVVVTALIAREFGGGRGAQAMAAACYATSGIVIVSHWIGTYVLDPFLWTVVAWLLVRWTRTRRDGLLVWAGVVTAVSLETKFLIPALWAAVLLAALAVGPRDLLRRPKLWLGAAIAAVVTVPTLIWQATHGWPYTHMSEVVAAEFPGYGPWVRDGLLGAGIGVGVVALLYGVWRLLRSAELRPYRYLGVALVLVALAVVATQGRSYYLMGCYAVPFAAAATELTRRNLVRWWKVVAWPVFVLSAVVTLVALPVWPASARTSVGPFSLGSAFAQGELPQQELAKVIGQTYAALPPATRARTAVYSEIYPFAAVTEFYGAPYGIHTVYSGHRAYWYFGPPPESADAVLFAGFDPGLLRPHFAHETQVVDGLLWLYDGRNAPWSRIWPQLKRQ
- a CDS encoding sensor histidine kinase codes for the protein MTSTRRPWWPSRADVFWLFVAAFAFAGLNVLLYTLGEVTTGPLGPAAGLVLQLVCDFSLVLVFRFPRQVAWFVVAAAGLMLASDLFTPGLLVPVRQLALTTVPTISPVLLSQLPRLLDRRTVLWLAGILTLIAARPWVPSWSTTPFALLSTTLPAMLGLYGEARRQLLRSLRDRAERAEREQHLLAEQARAEERRRLAGEMHDVVTHRLSLMVLHAGALGVTSHEEPVRAAAEDIRREGVFALDELRDLVGVLRNGSELSPRTLGQEQPGDPAQLVEESRSVGIETAFVVDGDPAQVSPTVARTAYRLVQEALTNVRKHAPGASVTVSLRYHPGGLDVSVASTAAGQRPDPALAASGSGAGLAGLRQRVELVGGRFDAGPVRGGGFRVGAILPAYVPTAEGTQSDPGARGR
- a CDS encoding response regulator transcription factor, which gives rise to MIPVLVVDDEPMVCAHLRTILGSADDIDVVAQAADGAEAVEAVVRHRPRVVLMDLRMPGVDGLTAIARIAALPDPPAVVALTTFDADTYVIRALRAGAAGFLVKSTPPEDLIGLVRVAADGHTVLSPSAARRLVALSSDSRERGDDARRRTSGLTDRERDVLACLGEGLSNADIATRLHLAEATVKSYVSRMLVKLDCTNRTQAGLLAHEAGLVAR
- a CDS encoding M50 family metallopeptidase: MASAFAVLNETVPLPGPELVGITALVAVVAVVTAFAVPASGRRSVFYRANFLGTLFHEGGHALVSVLTGGGVFRIEIDSPESGGTWHWNPSPFARVLATAAGYAMPPLAGLGAAALLHRGLSPAVLLLTLVTMLFILLVTRDMLTFVVVVAVGAVMFGALRWAPPWLKNGIAYAEAWLLLTSEIGGLRALLANRFAGGFRGQEDDAASVAERTGIPSLVWIAAWFALIGWAVWHAFPLLWHL